The sequence TCGTACGATTCAGTGGGCAATGAGTTTAGAACTATGATGGCTTGATCCtcatcttcgatcctaattccAATATTCTCAAGATCAAGAATGATCTTGTTGAATTCGTCCAAGTGATCCTCTACACTTCTCCCTGTTACCATCTTGAATGCATACAATTTCTGCTTCAGAAATAGTCTATTTGCTAGTGACTTGGTCATGTATAGACCTTCCAATTTCTTCCAGACCCCAGAAGCTGTTGTCTCCTTCGAAACTTCACGTAACACTTTATCTCCAAGACTTAGAATCAAGGCACTGTGAGCTTTCTCGAACATCTCAGTCTTCTCCTTAGCTGTCATGGAGGTTGGTAAGTCTTTCTCTTCCAGTAAGGCTGCTTGAAGGCCTTGCTGAACTAACATGGCCCTCATCTTCACACGCCATAGGCCAAAATCATTCTTTCCAGAAAACTTCTCGAGATCGTACTTTGCAGTCCCCATTTTCTTGGTTGTTCACTGAATTTCTTGAACAAGAATCAAGACAATCCTCTTCGAACTTCCTTCTCcaatgctctgataccacttgttatGCAAAGCCTTGCATGAATCTCTCTCAAACTCTCAAGATGAACTCACAAGGTGATTGGCCGATTGGCCATTGAACACAAGAACAGTTTTAGTAAATTGAATTGTATTGATTTGAGTGTGTATGAATGTTACAACAATGAATTAGCACtagttagacatttatatacaTGTCTTAGAAAAACTAGGAGTTAGTTATTAACTAACTTACCTAACATACCGAACTAGAGCCTACTAACTTGACACGTGTACAATAGGTAACTAACCAACTAACATTTCACATTATAGTCAATGAAATGATTACTATTCTTTGATCATTCTTTTTGTTCTATTAATAGTTTGGAGGTTGATATAAAGTGAAGCAGTGTCTTGTAACTATAATAGCCTGGAAGTAGAGCGCCCAGTCATGACAATTGGTGATGAATCTGAGATTACTGGGAACGTGAGGCATGAGGTTCGtgtttaaactttaatttaaaattctgCTTTAGACAACTTCTTCAGACACTATCCCAAAATTCCTCAGGCTTGGTTAAAGAGAAGATTGCTAATGGGCCAATCAAGTACGAGAGATTTGATATTCGGGATTGTAAGGTTGAATAAATTCAATCTATTTGGAAAAGTTATTATCACTTAGGTCAAATTTTGCCTACTCTTTTGTGCTCCTTATTTGTAATGATTCAAAAGAATGTTCTTGGAAACCCTTGTCTGAGgctgaaaaaataattgatgaATAAGTTGCATGGCTCTCGACGAGATGTAATTAGATATGAGGTTTGGGAATTTCTCTTTCTTGTCTTGCTTTCGCCATGACAAACTGCAAGGTCTGACTTGCTTGAGAGAGAAGAGTTTGTATCATATCATTTAAGTTTTTTTGTTGAATTTCAAGTGACTTATGCAAAGACTATAGctttaattttctctcttttaattCTCCTTTGTTTGGTAAACATATGAACTTACTCATAGCAATGTAATATCCATCACCTAAAACTATTTGCAATAAATAATTGAGAGACACTCAACCAGGACAAAATGATGCAATAACATATAAATCTCTCTAAAAGAAATCAACAACTTGTGACATATATATAGCTGACTTAGAAACTAGGTAGAAAATTCTCatctatatttatttttgtaggaACATGGCAAGTTTGTCCACAATGTTACTGGTAAACTTCAAAAAATAGGCAATCCAAATGACGATATAGAAAGAATGAAAAACGTGAAGAACTAATTACTAccatgtttcatttttttttttttaatttcctaTCAAAAGACTACTATGTTTTCTTTTCTTGAAATCTTAAAGTATTTCCTTTATTCAAAATACTTTTATATAAAACACTATACGTGCAAACGCACATAAATTTAATCTAGTATATATTAATAATGTCTACTTCAAACACACCAAACAACACATCATATTCATATATTCTCATCTCCCCCCTCACTGCTGGAATGATCAACAAACTGCTTCCAATTAATTAATACTAGATACCTACTCAACTctcctatatatatactactcTATTATAATTCTTTTGTATGTAAAACAAAGGCTtcttcttacttttttttttttcatttggaccatatatataatatatctttatatattaaaagtgtctatctaacggcaattcttggtttaacgattcttggtttaacgattccttttttatttagccttacacgattaacttaacagactgttaacgttaaacattaacaaataaataaacccaataattaaacctaaaaaattaaacaatctttttttaaattaaaaaaatatcttacccacatatctctctaacaaccatttttgaaatttttttacacggctaaattcaaatttcaaaaaataaacctaataattaaaccaaaaaaattaaataatatttacagttaacttacatatctctctaacaaactacaatttttgaaaattttttacactgcttcattcaaatttcaaaaaataaactcaataattaaacccaaaaaaaattaaacaatctttacgATTAACCCATTCATCACCAAGCAAACACAACAaaagcctctctctctcaatttcacCTACTGAAACAGAATGCAATCATCAGTTGTTAATTCTCAGTTGTTAATTCTCATTGCTTTTGGTAAAATTTACACCTTTAATACTTCTTTGTTACTTTTGTTGTGCTATTTTGAGTGAAGGTGGCTTTATAATGAGCAGATGAAATTTTAATACTTCTTTGTTACTTTATAATCGAGACTTTGAGAATTGAGGGTTCCTTCTTAGTCTAATTTACACACGCTTTGcttattcttaattttgtaatatttatttttccgtGTCAAAGATGTTCTTCTtcctttattattttaagaactggaacaaatgcaacatatattataaccttattattattgtttccaatatgtttttactggacataaagtttaatttaaatttattattcaaatctttctaaattaaatattatttatttttgattcatttattttcttccgaactcataatataatacttaatataaaacataacatacgtgcattgcacgtaacaatatactagtatatatatatttatagacaaaATGAATAACAACAAAATAGGCACAaaaatgcatgcatgcatgaatATTATTGAATGAGCCCACGTCGGAAGATTAACATACCTCTTtacatatatatgtgtattaattacaataattataatgtatatttatttattatgaggATTAGCATTTTTAATGGGACAAGTTAATTGGTTTTCTTCTAATTATCAATTTAcaatatgatttattaattaaaaatattcacCAGCTTCCTATATTTGGGTTGAAGAAGTGATCACCTTGGCATAACACTCCGCTCACTCATGGTTGTTTTCTCACCTCCCCTACTtgttttcaaaaatagatatgaaataattttatttagtatactttatagtaatatttaaaataattatgattTCGATAATATACCAATTAGTTACTTTTCATAAAATGATCAACTTTAGATAAAAGTAATTCTTGTAGATAATATTCAatttttaatagttattttaaaagtatatatttatttttagtttatatcTATTATGTTGATTAAGATGTActtttatgttatattttttttcttttgtgtaaCAATATTTATGTTACCTTTTATACTATTTAAGAATGAATGTTAACTAtacgatttaaaaaaaaaatgataaaatagtaaCTACACTACAAGAAAGAGTacattttatcccactttttttagttaacaaaaataaaaaataggatAAAAGATATATTGAGACTTTTTATCCCTCTTTTAGATTTGGAGccttaaataactaaaaaaaaaaattagacaagGGCCTGTTTGGTAGAacgtaaaaaaaatatcaaaggtaaaaaaaaaaattcaagcttCGATTTTTATGGGTTAGCCAAACGGGGATTAAggtttttagaaaaatattttatccCGGTTATTAGTTAAAAACTAGGATAAAAAGGTTTATTGTGAAATCCTTTTATCTGGGATAAAAAATATTTCCCTAAAAACACTTTCATCTCGTCAAATCACATATATATCTCTGCTATAACCTCGACAGAACCCTTCCAAACCCAGAAACCCTCGCCCAACAAACCCATGTGAGCCTCCATCGCCCATACCAAAATCGCCCAAACCCAACTGATCAAACGGTTACCAGATGAATCAATGATTTACATTTACCAGAATTATTCTAATCAATCTAAGGTAAACtttgtttctttattatttttccttattttgcatttttttcaccatttttttttctaggttcaagaaaatttaaaacctaatttttttttttgttaataatgTCTTCTATTTTAGGGATTATTTATTATGCATCATTTTTTTTACCTTTCTAGTTCTTAAAGAttcaatttttataatatatgaatgagttattgatagaattttttATGAAATGGTAGAAATTTTTACTGtgacaaaaataaacatttatatatatagtttgaaatttttgagttttagtaattttaatagtCTTGACAATGGAATGGTAATTGAAATAGCTAGTAATGTAATGTAATGAGTTATATAATTTTAGTTAGAAACTTATTTTAATACTTAGTAAGAAATATTCATGaactaaaattattaattaggtgTTTAGTTCATTGTAATGTAATAGAAATAGTAATAGGAATAGTAATGTAATTTAATAAGAATATATAGTAAATAATGTGTAATTATATAGGCATGTAGTCACtagttatatatttattagttacTTGTTACTATTCTCacttaattctaatttaaactttttttgAATTGCATTTAATATTGTAGGTTGTGGATtgttattagaaaataaatcaaatatatCGGTGATCATTGATTGCTAGCTAAAGGTACATTATTGACCACTAATTATAAAGCTATTAGAGGAGTTTGATTAATATGCTAGATATTCATCTGTattgaagtaggttctgcgatatAAATGTACTGCGGTTGGATGGGTGGTGTTACGAAATTTTGTAAACagtacgcaagtgcacgtaatcaagtagtaaactcacacagatCGACGAGGTCAAACCACAGGAAATTAGATTTAGTACCACTAGATTAaatttatgattctatttggtaaatcAATAGTCTTTATGATTAAAAATTGAACAAGAAGCTaaaatcactactacaaaattcatTATTCACGTCTGTTTTTAAGTGACACTTAAAGAATTTACGTCAGTTTTATAAACCGACGTATATACCGTAGTCGCAAATAGTTTTTATTAGCGTCATTTTTCAAACGACGCAAAAAACAATTTTCGACATTTATAAACCGACGCTAAataatttcttttctattttattttctgcGTCAGTTAAAAAATGACGCTAAATGTTTCATGGCATTTTAAAACTGTCACAAAAAACTTATTCCGTCGGTTTAAAAATGTCATATCTATtacaaaaatagttttttttttttttacctattgcgtcacttatatataaaatgaagcacacatataagtaagggaaaattgcaaatttttcatgcaattttccccacctgcattatcaaattttagaataactctatataatagtaaatacataatacaaaaataattaaaataatatttttaaaacttatattaaattagtaatcGATTCTATTAACAAGTCACACAATACCAAAATTGTTAATAAAATCGATTCTAAAACTTAAATTCCATGTATATcgtaaactaaatataaactaattatttagctAGGCATGCTTGTTTATATTTAGGTTGTAGTTATGGTAGGGGGCTTGTCCCTATGGATTTGCAAGCTATTGTTTTACCTGATTTGCGttaataaaattaccatttcttcaaaaaaataaaaagtgttatgattattgttttaaCTTAATTTAGTTGTTGTCTAAGCAAGATTAAATGGGATAATTAcaccacatactgaaatttctaacttttttactttgggtggaatttttttcaaaactactgtgttttttttttttcaaaaacactgtgtaagttttatactgtgtactgtgttaaattttcattgttgttctactgttgttttttagttattccactgttgtttttagttgttctgttttgtgttccacagttgttttgtaaaaattttagtatttttgaaaGTTTCCTAAATTAGCTTGTTATTAatgctaaaataattttaatttatttatttgtattagTTGCAATGATCTATTATATGTCTTCATGATCATAATCTAGCGATGCTGGGGAAGCAAGGATGGTGTCTGTTAACTAATGAGTCTTCGTTGGTTGGGCGTGTTTTCAAAGCTAGATATTACCGTCAAGGTTCTTTCTTATATGCTAGTATTGGAAATAATCCTAGTTATGTTTGGCGGAATATTTCTAAGAGTCAATCTTTGATTCAGACGGGTGTTAGGTGGAGTGTAGCAAGTGTGGACTTGGTGGATGTTTTGAATCAATTGTGGTTGATGGATAAAGAAAATCCTTATGTTTCCTCTTCGCATCATGCTTTGATTGATGCTAAAGTTTCTCAACTAATGATTCCGAATGCAAGGCAGTGGGATGAAGATGTTCTTCATGACCTGTTTTCTGAGCATGACAGAAAATTGATTCGGGCGGTTGTGATTAGTTCATCCATGGAATTTGATACTCGATACTGGTCTTTTGAAGCCTCAGGTCATTACACTGTTAAGAGTGCTTGTAAGAGGCTTCAAGTAGTTAATGGAAGGTGGACTAGTGGAAATAATTCTAGGTTGTGGAGGAAGTTGTGGAACTTGAAAATACCAGAAAAAGTCTCTGTGTTTCTCTGGCGTGCTTGTCGTAATAATCTGCCAACTCATGTTAATTTGAAGGTGAAACATGTTACTGCCCTTGTGATATGCCCATTACGTCGGCTAAGTGATGAAACTGTTGAGCATTTATTCGTTGAATGCTCTTTTGCTCGGCTTGTGTTGGCGGCAATTTAACACAAGACCTTTCTATTCTTCTTGGTGTGAAATTTGTTGACTGGTTTTCTAATATATCCAACACTCTGACATCTTTTTCTTTGGGAGGTGTGGCTGTGATTTGCTGCGCAGTTTGGAAGGCGAGAAACGAGGTTGTTTGGAGGAGTAAAAGGCTGGTTCCAGCAGTTGTAGTGCAGTTTGCATTAGCTTACTTTGATCAATGGAAAAGTGCGAAAACTCAACATGTTGAGAGTGATATGCATGCTGGTGCTGTCATTTATCCACATTGGGAACCTCCAAGTTTGAATACAATTAAAGTCAATGTGGATGCTTCGGTTTATGTTGAGAAGAGGTTTGGGTTCGGTTGGTTGGCTAGAGACTATGAGGGTTGTGTTCTTTTTGCTACTGCTATGGAGCAGTAGTTTCATGTGGATCCTGCTATGGCCAAAGCAATTGGGCTCAAAGAAGTCCTAAGTTGGTTGAAAACCAACGATTTTCCTCAAGTTGTGATTGAGTCCGATTATTAAGTGCTTGTCAATGCTATTTTGAACAAAGTAACTATGTATTCCCCGTTTGGTTTACTTGTTGCTGATTGTATTTCTCTCATCAATGATTTAAGGAATATTTCTCTCGtctttgttaaacgatctgcgaACAAGGCCGCCAATTATTTAGTTAGGCATGCTTGTTTATATTTAGGTTGTAGTTATGGTAGGGGGCTTGTCCCTACGGATTTGCAAGCTATTATTTTACCTGATTTGCGTTAATaccatttcttcaaaaaaaaaaagtgttttgaTTATTGTTTTAACTTAATTTAGTGGCTGTCTAAGCAAGATTAAATGGGATAATTAcaccacatactgaaatttctaacttttttacttttatactgtgggatgaaatttttttcaaaaatattgtgctTTTTTCAAGAAcactgtgtaagttttatactgtgtactgtgttaaattttcattgttgttttttagttattccactgttgtttttagttattctgttttgtgttctactgttgttttataaaaatttcagtatttttgtaagttttccaaattggcttgttattaatgttaaaataattttaatttatttatttgtattattgCAATGATCTATTATATGTCTTCACGCTTTTACCTTTTACTTTCATAtctaaagtatattattattcttttattaaGATTATTGTATTTCAAGATCATTCACAtcaaatttctattttattttaaatacattataaAGATTTTATTTTCCCTATCAACCTGAATGAAAAATATTACAGAAGCTTTaaaatttttgtatatatagataaaataagAAGCTAGTGAAAGTAGTATAACactaaattattttcaaatcctAAAATTTAACTAGCGAAATTAATGAGCTAATAAAACTAATCAATAAAATGTTAACTATCTATTTATATCAAATTATTCTCAAACCcttattaattacaattttatcaACAACAATGGAAGCTAGTACAAACATATTTTGCTCCATTCCTAAATtcctaaaacaaaataataatgcttTAGTACATGCATTATATGAAAGTTACTACTTacaaaaatgaaattttttttgagGGTATACAAaaatgaaattatatatatgaaaaatcataacaaaaaataTTCTATACAATATGAATCAGTTAATCCCTTTCGTTAATGTTAGATCCCAATTAAAATGTACTCATTAATCTGAATTCCACCAACTATTTTtacaactacaatattaaaaaaaaaatagcatgaATTTTCTGATATGATTCTCTCCAGTCGATTCGAGAGTCGGATTTATGGTTCTTTGATTGGAGAATCTTTACAGAGAAACGGGTGAGACAACAACTTCGACGCAGACCACCTTTTACTTGATTCCTTTTGCAAACAACAGTCAATGAAGTTCCTAAACTCATCCGAAACGCCTTTCGGCAAACTTGGCAGCTCACTAAAACATATAACGCACATCAAAGTAGGCCAATTAGGTGTCTGACCTGGCGGAAGTAGCGGAAATTGACCCATATATAGCTCCATTAGAGTGACACCCAAACTCCAGATATCTGCAGCGTAACCGTCGTAATTTTCGCCATAAGTCAGCGAATCCAACCTCTCTGGACTCATGTAAGCACACGTTCCAACGAAAGAATTGCAAGTATCCAAAGTACGGCCGAGGATTTTGCTTACCCCGAAATCGGCAATCTTAACTTCCATTTTTGAATTCACTAAGAGATTGGCTGGTTTGATATCAAGATGAACAATTTTGTGGGAGTGAAGGTAGTGAAGACCGTTGAGGACTTTCTTTGCTATGTCAGCAACTTTGGATTCAGACAAAGCTCCTTCCGATTTGAGAACATTCTCTAAGGTTCCTGAATCCATATACTCCATGACTATACCAAACTCTCCCGATGGATTTTGGAAGATGCTGTGGCATTTGACCACGTGAGGTGAGTCCGTACGGCGGAGGATCTCCATCTCGGTGTCGAGCTGGGAGCGGAAATTTGAATTGGACTTGTCGTTGATGATTTTCAAAGCGTAGATTTCTGAGGTTTCCTTGTGGCGGACTTTGTAGACTGTTCCGCCATTGCCGCTTCCGAGAACTTGAATCTTGTCGAGATCGGCGGCTGAGATAGGCGCGGAGGAAGATGACCAGTTGAATTGGGTGGCGGCAGCAGTACTGGAAGTGGGAGGTAGTGGGAGAGAGATGCGAGGTGGCCGAGCATGGGAGAGTTTCGTTAAGGGAAGCTGGAGATTGAGATGAGGACGTCCTCTTCGTACGACAGGcatgttttatatatttatatattaatatatatatatatatagggtttGTTTTGGATTGTTTTGAAGGTGGAATTGGGgttgagtgagtgagtgagtgagttgAGTGTGAGTGAATGGGTTTTGGGGTTTACAACAACGATCAG is a genomic window of Cannabis sativa cultivar Pink pepper isolate KNU-18-1 chromosome 9, ASM2916894v1, whole genome shotgun sequence containing:
- the LOC133031057 gene encoding mitogen-activated protein kinase kinase 9-like codes for the protein MPVVRRGRPHLNLQLPLTKLSHARPPRISLPLPPTSSTAAATQFNWSSSSAPISAADLDKIQVLGSGNGGTVYKVRHKETSEIYALKIINDKSNSNFRSQLDTEMEILRRTDSPHVVKCHSIFQNPSGEFGIVMEYMDSGTLENVLKSEGALSESKVADIAKKVLNGLHYLHSHKIVHLDIKPANLLVNSKMEVKIADFGVSKILGRTLDTCNSFVGTCAYMSPERLDSLTYGENYDGYAADIWSLGVTLMELYMGQFPLLPPGQTPNWPTLMCVICFSELPSLPKGVSDEFRNFIDCCLQKESSKRWSASKLLSHPFLCKDSPIKEP